Proteins from a single region of Palaemon carinicauda isolate YSFRI2023 chromosome 1, ASM3689809v2, whole genome shotgun sequence:
- the LOC137641141 gene encoding uncharacterized protein, with product MPDSNSAIVLQASAQSESTGQGCAKGQDGTLGEGRTPGQGNTRTLSNVRSSACTISDTVLQSILPVQLRVKGINNVVQTYAFYDTGSTGCFIKDSIKDQLNCKGIETAIKLQTMHGTDTVKTFIVNGLVVADIHGNNDVVLPKVFTQKDIPVNHDQIPRYEMLKDWPHSSTVINKIPVYQPELDIGILIGSNCPTALQPLEVVPTSGYGPFAVRYLHGWTVNGPVHVKVSSNGVSCHRLLVSDVQHVTDCITVESIRKYFELDFSERDLGSVPGECGLSFEDTRFVKRCQDDIEFRDGHFQLPMPFRDPNVNLPNNKKQALSRAKWQRRKMKNSEDYRQQYTAFMKKLFEKGYAYKIPDDEVNKIPVWYLPHHAVFHPDDKGTIRSAKTKTLSSVIVRPIQKLVLLVEG from the coding sequence ATGCCTGACAGCAACAGTGCAATTGTGTTACAAGCTAGTGCACAGTCTGAAAGTACAGGTCAAGGTTGTGCTAAGGGTCAAGATGGTACTCTAGGTGAAGGTCGCACTCCAGGTCAAGGTAATACTCGGACTCTAAGTAATGTGAGGTCTTCTGCATGTACAATTTCTGATACagtgttgcaatcaatcttgcctgtGCAATTACGTGTAAAGGGTATCAACAATGTAGTACAAACTTATGCCTTTTATGATACGGGCAGTACAGGTTGTTTCATTAAAGATAGTATCAAGGATCAATTAAACTGTAAAGGTATTGAAACAGCTATCAAGTTGCAAACAATGCATGGGACAGATACGGTTAAAACCTTTATTGTGAATGgtcttgttgttgctgatatacatGGTAATAATGATGTTGTATTACCAAAGGTATTCACACAAAAGGATATTCCTGTTAATCATGATCAAATTCCAAGGTATGAAATGTTAAAGGATTGGCCTCATTCATCAACTGTTATTAATAAGATTCCAGTGTATCAGCCAGAGTTAGACATAGGAATTTTGATAGGTAGTAACTGTCCAACAGCTTTACAACCTTTAGAGGTTGTACCCACTTCAGGTTATGGCCCCTTTGCAGTAAGATATTTGCATGGATGGACAGTTAATGGGCCTGTACATGTTAAGGTTAGTTCAAATGGGGTTTCATGTCACAGGTTACTTGTATCAGATGTTCAACATGTTACTGACTGTATTACTGTTGAAAGTATTAGGAAGTACTTTGAGTTAGATTTTTCAGAAAGGGATCTTGGGTCAGTTCCTGGTGAGTGTGGCTTATCTTTTGAGGACACAAGATTTGTGAAAAGGTGCCAAGATGACATTGAATTTAGAGATGGTCACTTTCAGCTACCCATGCCTTTCAGAGATCCCAATGTGAATCTTCCTAACAATAAGAAGCAGGCTCTTAGCAGAGCTAAGTGgcaaaggaggaagatgaagaatagtgaagattacagacagcAGTACACAGCATTCATGAAAAAGTTGTTTGAAAAGGGCTATGCTTACAAGATCCCGGATGATGAGGTCAATAAGATTCCTGTTTGGTATCTTCCTCATCATGCAGTTTTTCACCCTGATGACAAAGGAACAATTCGCAGTGCCAAGACTAAGACACTTTCTTCGGTTATTGTCCGTCCTATTCAGAAGCTAGTGTTATTAGTTGAAGGctag